In a genomic window of Strix aluco isolate bStrAlu1 chromosome 3, bStrAlu1.hap1, whole genome shotgun sequence:
- the RHOQ gene encoding rho-related GTP-binding protein RhoQ isoform X1, whose product MAHGSAAVMLKCVVVGDGAVGKTCLLMSYANDAFPEEYVPTVFDHYAVSVTVGGKQYLLGLYDTAGQEDYDRLRPLSYPMTDVFLICFSVVNPASFQNVKEEWVPELKEYAPNVPFLLVGTQIDLRDDPKTLARLNDMKEKPISVEQGQKLAKEIGAYCYVECSALTQKGLKTVFDEAIIAILTPKKHTVKKRIGSRCINCCLIT is encoded by the exons ATGGCCCATGGCAGCGCGGCCGTCATGCTGAAGTGCGTGGTGGTGGGGGACGGCGCCGTGGGCAAGACGTGCCTGCTGATGAGCTACGCCAACGACGCCTTCCCCGAGGAGTACGTGCCCACCGTCTTCGACCACTACGCAG TCAGCGTTACCGTCGGGGGCAAGCAGTACCTGCTGGGGCTGTACGACACCGCCGGCCAG gaagACTATGATCGTCTGAGACCTTTATCTTATCCTATGACCGATGTCTTCCTTATCTGCTTCTCAGTGGTAAACCCTGCTTCATTTCAAAATGTGAAGGAAGAGTGGGTACCGGAGTTGAAGGAATATGCACCTAACGTTCCCTTTTTACTAGTAGGAACACAG ATTGATCTTCGTGATGACCCAAAAACTCTGGCAAGACTGAATGATATGAAAGAGAAGCCCATATCTGTGGAGCAAGGACAGAAGTTAGCAAAAGAG ATAGGAGCCTACTGCTATGTGGAGTGTTCAGCTTTAACACAGAAAGGACTGAAGACCGTTTTTGATGAAGCTATTATAGCCATTCTAACTCCAAAGAAACACACAGTGAAGAAGAGAATAGGCTCAAGATGCATAAACTGCTGTTTGATCACGTGA
- the RHOQ gene encoding rho-related GTP-binding protein RhoQ isoform X2 yields the protein MAHGSAAVMLKCVVVGDGAVGKTCLLMSYANDAFPEEYVPTVFDHYAVSVTVGGKQYLLGLYDTAGQEDYDRLRPLSYPMTDVFLICFSVVNPASFQNVKEEWVPELKEYAPNVPFLLVGTQIDLRDDPKTLARLNDMKEKPISVEQGQKLAKEEPTAMWSVQL from the exons ATGGCCCATGGCAGCGCGGCCGTCATGCTGAAGTGCGTGGTGGTGGGGGACGGCGCCGTGGGCAAGACGTGCCTGCTGATGAGCTACGCCAACGACGCCTTCCCCGAGGAGTACGTGCCCACCGTCTTCGACCACTACGCAG TCAGCGTTACCGTCGGGGGCAAGCAGTACCTGCTGGGGCTGTACGACACCGCCGGCCAG gaagACTATGATCGTCTGAGACCTTTATCTTATCCTATGACCGATGTCTTCCTTATCTGCTTCTCAGTGGTAAACCCTGCTTCATTTCAAAATGTGAAGGAAGAGTGGGTACCGGAGTTGAAGGAATATGCACCTAACGTTCCCTTTTTACTAGTAGGAACACAG ATTGATCTTCGTGATGACCCAAAAACTCTGGCAAGACTGAATGATATGAAAGAGAAGCCCATATCTGTGGAGCAAGGACAGAAGTTAGCAAAAGAG GAGCCTACTGCTATGTGGAGTGTTCAGCTTTAA